The Vibrio tasmaniensis genome includes a region encoding these proteins:
- a CDS encoding DEAD/DEAH box helicase, with the protein MESVSDWISIGIDRAPGTFCLLIYSGIPMSESVIQFNELALNENILSALDSMGFVSPTPIQAAAIPLLLEGRDALGKAQTGTGKTAAFSLPLLNKINLNQHKPQAIIMAPTRELAIQVAAEIKNLGRDINGLKVLEIYGGASIVDQMRALSRGAHIVVGTPGRVKDLLTRDRLHLDEAHTFVLDEADEMLKMGFVDDVTWILEQAPETAQRVLFSATMPPMVKTIVDRYLRNPARVDVAGTNHTVDKVAQNYWVVKGVEKDEAMSRLLETEETDASIVFVRTRQDTERLADWLSARGFKAAALHGDIPQSLRERTVDHIKQGVIDILVATDVVARGLDVPRITHVFNYDIPFDVESYIHRIGRTGRAGRKGKAILLVRTNQIRMLRTIERVTKSQMEEIQLPKRDEVAAARVAKLGAELETEKESKALENFAGLISTLQESLEVDAATLAAMLLKRQQGKSPLFYVGEDPMIAAIERDKNRRKERREDRDNGRDGGGRNFNTQDWDTYQLQVGREQGVQVKDIVGALANELGLTKGSIGAIKLDQGSTYVQLPKAMNSETAGKLSKLRIRQKEAGAVVVDFNDFREPRRGGGGRDGNRGGRDGGRGGRDGGGYRGNREGGNREGGNREGGNGGRGGYRGNRDGARDGNSAGGRDGERRFDRNRGGDHRGNHRGERGHGNAAGNGGNRGRRPERSEG; encoded by the coding sequence ATGGAATCAGTATCTGATTGGATCAGTATTGGAATTGATAGAGCTCCCGGGACCTTTTGTTTACTTATATATAGTGGGATCCCAATGTCCGAATCTGTAATTCAATTTAATGAATTAGCCCTAAACGAAAACATTCTTTCAGCTCTTGATAGCATGGGTTTCGTTTCTCCGACTCCAATCCAAGCAGCAGCTATTCCTCTTCTTCTTGAAGGCCGTGACGCACTAGGTAAAGCACAGACTGGTACTGGTAAAACAGCAGCATTCTCTCTGCCTTTACTTAACAAAATCAACCTGAACCAACACAAACCACAAGCAATCATCATGGCTCCTACTCGTGAGCTAGCGATTCAAGTTGCTGCGGAAATCAAAAACTTAGGTCGTGACATCAACGGTCTTAAAGTACTTGAAATCTACGGTGGTGCTTCAATTGTTGACCAAATGCGTGCTCTAAGCCGCGGTGCTCACATTGTTGTTGGTACTCCAGGTCGTGTTAAAGACTTACTAACTCGTGACCGTCTACACCTAGATGAAGCGCATACATTTGTTCTTGATGAAGCAGATGAAATGCTGAAAATGGGCTTTGTAGATGACGTTACTTGGATTCTTGAGCAAGCTCCAGAAACTGCACAACGCGTACTTTTCTCTGCAACTATGCCTCCAATGGTTAAGACTATTGTTGACCGTTACCTACGTAACCCGGCTAGAGTTGACGTTGCTGGTACTAACCACACAGTTGACAAAGTAGCGCAGAATTACTGGGTTGTTAAAGGCGTAGAGAAAGACGAAGCAATGTCTCGTCTTCTTGAAACTGAAGAAACTGACGCGTCAATCGTATTCGTACGTACTCGTCAAGACACTGAGCGTCTAGCTGACTGGCTATCTGCACGTGGCTTCAAAGCTGCTGCACTGCACGGTGATATTCCTCAGTCTCTACGTGAGCGCACTGTTGATCACATCAAACAAGGTGTTATCGACATCCTAGTTGCAACTGACGTAGTAGCACGTGGTCTTGATGTTCCACGTATCACTCACGTATTCAACTACGACATCCCATTCGATGTTGAATCTTACATCCACCGTATTGGTCGTACTGGCCGTGCTGGACGTAAAGGTAAAGCGATCCTACTAGTTCGCACTAACCAAATCCGTATGCTTCGCACTATCGAGCGTGTAACTAAGTCTCAAATGGAAGAAATCCAACTTCCAAAACGTGACGAAGTTGCTGCTGCACGTGTTGCTAAGCTTGGTGCTGAGCTTGAAACTGAGAAAGAGAGCAAAGCTCTAGAAAACTTCGCAGGTTTAATCTCTACACTACAAGAATCTCTAGAAGTTGATGCTGCTACTCTAGCTGCAATGCTTCTTAAGCGTCAGCAAGGTAAGAGCCCACTATTCTACGTTGGCGAAGACCCAATGATCGCTGCTATTGAGCGTGATAAGAACCGTCGCAAAGAGCGTCGTGAAGATCGTGACAATGGCCGTGACGGTGGTGGTCGTAACTTCAATACTCAAGATTGGGATACGTACCAACTACAAGTTGGCCGTGAGCAAGGCGTTCAGGTTAAAGACATCGTTGGCGCACTAGCAAACGAACTAGGCCTAACTAAAGGTTCTATCGGTGCTATCAAGCTAGACCAAGGTTCTACTTACGTTCAACTGCCAAAAGCAATGAACTCTGAAACTGCTGGTAAGCTAAGCAAACTTCGCATTCGTCAAAAAGAAGCTGGCGCTGTAGTTGTTGATTTCAACGACTTCCGTGAGCCTCGTCGTGGCGGCGGTGGTCGTGATGGCAACCGTGGCGGTCGTGATGGCGGTCGTGGCGGTCGTGATGGTGGCGGCTACCGTGGTAACCGTGAAGGCGGTAATCGCGAAGGTGGTAACCGTGAAGGTGGCAATGGCGGTCGTGGTGGCTACCGTGGCAACCGTGACGGCGCACGTGATGGTAACTCTGCTGGTGGTCGTGATGGCGAGCGTCGCTTTGACCGTAACCGTGGTGGCGATCACCGTGGTAACCACCGTGGCGAACGTGGCCATGGCAACGCAGCAGGCAATGGCGGCAACCGCGGTCGTCGTCCAGAGCGTAGCGAAGGTTAA
- a CDS encoding Fe(3+) dicitrate ABC transporter substrate-binding protein, which yields MENSSRFLFSNQWLLPNGLLSFKRHFLFSRIAITLALLALSLFSFSSSAKTRIIQDEQGQFEIATTPQRVVVLEFSFVDALAAVGVSPVGVADDNDASRVIPAVRELVQPWESVGMRSQPSLEAIAVLKPDLIIADAERHRTVYQDLQRIAPTLLLKSRGETYQENLESALKVGIALDKQSAMEQRIHQHQQAMVEFKSHFSLKQTVQFAVVSEKGMWLHSPASYAGGVLTTLGIASPIVEPTDKAYLPTSFELLLKTNPDWLLLGAYSDPNIVDDWQKNPLFNVLTSAKNQQVVEVSPALWSLNRGMLAAEQMAKNLEQILDRS from the coding sequence ATGGAAAACAGCTCTCGATTTTTATTTTCGAATCAATGGCTGCTGCCGAACGGACTGCTGTCATTCAAAAGGCATTTTTTATTCAGCAGGATAGCGATAACCTTAGCTTTGTTGGCTTTAAGCTTGTTCTCATTCTCCAGTTCAGCAAAAACGAGGATCATTCAAGATGAGCAAGGTCAGTTTGAGATAGCGACTACCCCGCAACGCGTTGTGGTGTTGGAGTTCTCATTTGTCGATGCGTTGGCTGCGGTAGGCGTGTCTCCGGTTGGTGTTGCCGATGACAATGATGCTTCGCGAGTGATTCCGGCGGTGCGTGAATTAGTGCAACCATGGGAATCGGTTGGTATGCGTTCGCAGCCTAGTCTAGAGGCTATTGCGGTATTAAAGCCCGACCTGATCATTGCCGATGCAGAGCGTCATCGTACGGTTTATCAAGATCTACAGCGAATCGCACCAACTCTGCTGCTCAAAAGCCGTGGAGAGACTTATCAAGAGAACTTGGAATCTGCGCTTAAGGTTGGTATCGCCCTCGATAAGCAATCGGCAATGGAACAAAGAATTCACCAACATCAACAAGCCATGGTGGAATTTAAAAGTCATTTTTCACTCAAACAAACTGTCCAATTTGCTGTTGTGTCGGAAAAAGGAATGTGGCTACATAGCCCTGCTTCTTATGCTGGAGGTGTACTCACCACATTAGGTATTGCTAGCCCAATTGTGGAACCGACAGACAAGGCGTACTTGCCAACCAGCTTTGAGTTGTTGTTGAAAACAAATCCTGATTGGTTGCTCCTTGGTGCTTACTCAGATCCAAATATCGTTGATGATTGGCAGAAAAACCCACTGTTTAATGTATTAACATCCGCGAAGAATCAACAAGTGGTAGAAGTGTCACCAGCACTATGGTCATTGAATCGAGGCATGTTGGCCGCAGAACAAATGGCGAAAAATCTAGAGCAGATCTTGGATCGTTCATGA
- a CDS encoding iron chelate uptake ABC transporter family permease subunit yields the protein MHHHTKIVLLSGILILVASAGLFVGAASLSIPQVIEHLVAFSSDDFVIHQYRLPRMLLAISVGAGLGLSGVLVQGVIRNPLASPDLMGISAGAGLAATASLVWFPNAPVSVLPVVAMFGGVLAAGLIALLAWWSRPTPAKLALIGIAVSAFLASCIDFLLVTNPIEINTAMVWLTGSLWGRNWQQVPFIWGALLLLLPMAFWLAWRLDVMGLGEESATTLGTKPKQIQALALLAAVLLASVSVSVAGTISFVGLLAPHLARLLFGHNHKLLIPASALVGAILVTCADGLARGLQPPIELPAGVLTSVIGAPYFIFLLYRYRGW from the coding sequence ATGCACCATCACACTAAGATAGTTTTGTTATCAGGGATTCTCATATTAGTGGCATCTGCGGGCTTGTTTGTCGGTGCTGCGTCACTTTCTATTCCTCAAGTCATCGAACATTTGGTCGCCTTTTCCAGTGACGACTTTGTTATCCATCAGTATCGACTACCACGTATGTTGCTCGCGATAAGCGTGGGCGCAGGGTTAGGGCTATCCGGTGTATTAGTGCAAGGCGTGATACGTAATCCTTTGGCTTCCCCAGATCTTATGGGTATTAGCGCTGGCGCAGGGCTTGCTGCGACAGCGAGTTTAGTTTGGTTCCCCAATGCACCAGTCAGCGTGCTTCCTGTCGTAGCGATGTTCGGTGGGGTATTGGCTGCTGGGCTGATTGCGCTATTGGCATGGTGGTCAAGGCCAACACCCGCCAAGTTGGCCTTGATTGGTATTGCAGTGAGTGCGTTTCTGGCGAGTTGCATCGACTTCTTGCTTGTCACTAACCCCATCGAGATCAACACGGCGATGGTATGGCTAACTGGCAGCCTCTGGGGACGAAATTGGCAGCAAGTTCCTTTTATTTGGGGAGCATTGCTCTTGTTGTTGCCAATGGCATTTTGGCTTGCTTGGCGATTGGATGTGATGGGTCTTGGTGAGGAAAGTGCCACCACATTGGGTACTAAGCCAAAACAGATACAAGCTCTTGCACTATTGGCCGCAGTGTTGCTTGCCAGCGTCAGCGTTTCAGTGGCTGGAACGATCAGTTTTGTGGGTTTATTAGCACCTCACTTAGCGCGCTTGTTGTTTGGGCATAATCATAAGTTGTTAATCCCGGCGTCTGCTCTGGTGGGCGCGATTCTGGTTACTTGTGCCGATGGCTTGGCAAGAGGTCTACAACCACCGATTGAATTACCTGCAGGGGTACTTACTTCTGTCATTGGCGCGCCTTATTTCATCTTTCTTCTCTATCGTTATCGAGGTTGGTAA
- a CDS encoding acetate/propionate family kinase, with product MSNSFVLVINSGSSSLKFAVINSVSGDAVLSGLGECFGLEDARMSWKYQGQKTEIAIQGEDNHHKIAIGKLVGLMEDLGFTADIVAIGHRIVHGGEKFTQTVRITEEVTSEIESLSDLAPLHNPAGAIGIRAAIEAFPSLPQFAVFDTAFHQTMPQRAFTGAIAKELYTDFGVRRYGFHGTSHYFVSREAAKMVNKPVEEASFISVHLGNGASVCAIKDGNSVDTSMGFTPLSGLMMGTRCGDLDPGIIEYLLKKGWSQEQVFNSLNKESGFLGVSGLTSDARGILEAMEEGHEGAKLAFEVFTYRVAKYVASYLATLDSLDGIIFTGGIGENSLPIRREILSNLKILGFVEDVAGNEAARFGAEGIIAKSEMLDAVAMVIPTNEEFVIAQQSVELL from the coding sequence ATGTCTAATTCGTTTGTTCTGGTTATTAACTCGGGTAGTTCATCCCTAAAATTTGCTGTCATTAATTCTGTTTCTGGTGACGCAGTATTAAGTGGCTTAGGGGAGTGTTTTGGTCTTGAGGATGCTCGCATGAGCTGGAAGTATCAAGGTCAGAAAACAGAAATTGCTATTCAAGGTGAGGATAACCACCACAAAATTGCCATTGGCAAATTGGTAGGCCTGATGGAAGATTTAGGCTTCACGGCAGATATCGTGGCTATCGGTCACCGTATCGTTCACGGTGGTGAGAAGTTCACTCAAACTGTTCGCATTACTGAAGAAGTAACAAGTGAGATTGAGAGTCTATCTGACCTAGCTCCACTTCATAACCCGGCAGGTGCTATCGGTATCCGTGCTGCGATTGAAGCTTTCCCTTCTCTACCTCAGTTCGCTGTATTTGATACGGCTTTCCACCAAACAATGCCGCAACGTGCGTTTACGGGTGCAATCGCAAAAGAACTATACACAGACTTCGGTGTTCGTCGTTACGGTTTCCACGGTACTAGCCATTACTTCGTTAGCCGTGAAGCTGCGAAAATGGTCAACAAGCCAGTTGAAGAAGCTAGCTTTATCTCTGTTCACCTAGGTAACGGCGCTTCTGTATGTGCTATCAAAGACGGTAACAGTGTTGATACTTCAATGGGTTTCACACCGCTTTCTGGCCTTATGATGGGCACACGTTGTGGTGATTTAGACCCAGGTATCATCGAATACCTACTTAAAAAAGGTTGGTCACAAGAGCAAGTCTTTAACTCTCTAAACAAGGAGTCTGGCTTCCTTGGCGTGTCTGGTCTTACGAGCGATGCTCGTGGCATCCTAGAAGCGATGGAAGAGGGCCACGAAGGCGCTAAGCTTGCTTTCGAGGTGTTTACTTACCGCGTAGCTAAATACGTTGCTTCTTACCTTGCAACACTAGATTCTTTAGACGGCATCATCTTCACTGGTGGTATCGGCGAGAACTCTCTACCTATTCGTCGTGAGATCCTAAGCAACCTTAAGATTCTTGGTTTTGTTGAAGATGTAGCTGGTAACGAAGCTGCTCGCTTCGGTGCTGAAGGCATCATCGCTAAGTCAGAGATGTTAGACGCAGTAGCAATGGTTATTCCAACGAACGAAGAGTTCGTGATTGCTCAACAGTCGGTAGAACTTCTGTAA
- a CDS encoding FecCD family ABC transporter permease: MSSMLLSRGQRRSLIVSRLTVLVSWRVTLFTVLVSCLAMSGYVASMLGWSNFSLTLSDLVHYWFAFDESNMTHQILATLRAPRAHAGLLIGASLAVAGLLMQGLTRNPLASPSILGINAGAACFMALAAIGIPVVSDLNPILNAVLGALLGGGAVMLLGGFFSERSHPLRLVLAGIAITALLIGLTRAALILADDMAYSVLHWLTGSLSSVDEGQWQQLWPPAVIGLVLAVSLARNLNLLALGEEVAVGLGSNIRLTRLMSGLAIVLLAGASVAIAGPIGFVGLLVPHLVRPMVGHNYHLLIPISAMAGAALVSWSDALSRSIAFPTETPVGVITALLGTPCFILIATRRS; encoded by the coding sequence ATGAGTTCGATGTTGCTCTCTAGAGGTCAGCGACGTTCGCTTATAGTGTCGAGGCTTACGGTATTAGTGTCGTGGCGAGTCACGTTATTTACGGTTTTAGTGTCGTGTTTGGCGATGTCTGGTTACGTGGCCTCTATGCTAGGTTGGTCGAACTTCTCCCTAACATTGAGTGACTTAGTTCACTATTGGTTTGCGTTTGATGAGAGCAATATGACTCATCAAATATTGGCGACACTTAGAGCTCCAAGGGCTCATGCTGGGTTATTGATTGGTGCAAGCTTAGCCGTCGCCGGACTGTTGATGCAGGGATTAACACGTAACCCACTTGCGTCTCCATCAATTTTAGGTATTAACGCTGGCGCAGCCTGTTTTATGGCTTTAGCTGCGATAGGCATACCTGTGGTGAGTGATTTAAACCCGATCCTTAATGCTGTTCTTGGTGCATTGCTAGGCGGTGGTGCTGTGATGCTCCTCGGTGGCTTCTTCTCCGAACGTTCTCATCCGTTACGTTTGGTTTTAGCGGGTATCGCCATTACTGCTTTATTGATTGGGTTAACTCGAGCAGCGTTGATTCTAGCTGATGATATGGCTTATAGCGTGCTGCATTGGCTTACCGGTTCATTGTCTAGCGTGGATGAGGGACAGTGGCAACAGCTTTGGCCGCCAGCAGTGATTGGTTTGGTGTTGGCTGTTAGCCTTGCTCGTAACCTCAACTTATTGGCGCTTGGTGAAGAAGTGGCTGTGGGGTTGGGCAGTAATATCCGGCTTACTCGCCTCATGAGTGGATTGGCTATCGTGTTGCTTGCGGGTGCCAGTGTCGCTATCGCTGGTCCCATTGGCTTTGTAGGATTGTTGGTTCCTCATTTGGTTCGGCCCATGGTTGGGCACAATTACCATCTACTGATTCCTATCTCCGCAATGGCAGGTGCAGCATTAGTGTCTTGGTCAGATGCGTTGTCACGATCGATTGCTTTCCCGACTGAAACGCCCGTTGGTGTTATTACCGCCCTACTTGGGACACCTTGTTTTATTTTGATTGCGACGAGGAGATCTTAA
- a CDS encoding TonB-dependent receptor family protein encodes MPYQNLDGKPHAQHKLRLTVLATAIASVTSMSAFAASDPQTTTMETVVVTGSLIGNSELEDVKEYPGARTVLTNEQIKKTGALSIDSAFQSVPGIKVQDETGTGVLPNISVRGLKASRSGHAQFLMDGVPLTLAPYGHTGQSIFPATLSMLDRIDIVRGGAAVQYGPNNVGGVINLVTKPIPHQWQTEISNRFTVFEDGDTPLNDFYLRTGGWLTDTLALQVEGNFLKGESFRDHSDTDVKNFQAKLQWLLSDTQELQAFVQRYDADTQMPGALSPKDYQQDRTQSKRPYDEYKGTSTRWSLKYLHDLNIADGAELEVLTFGHHSERFFQWGFNSAGGHWADPALPSTDIRTSPREFAVYGVEPKLAMYFDGNTVTQNLIVGARYVNEDIDYKLTQTPIAGGVTKVPRDWNLNTDAFAGYISNEVGLFNDVLKVTPGIRYESIDMTFNDLGKAQSTDNKVTEWLPGLTVAYHLTEQWVGYTNAQKSLRAPQIAYIRGKGEEGSELAWNYELGARYNQDSTSFNVALYRIDFEDQLQWQSGTQTFDNIGKTLHQGIELSGRYVPQAMQALSLGAGYNYLDATIEAEGANKGKQLPYTSEHQLSWDATYAFSQVDTTLSGYYFSESYSDNANTSAEDATGAKGKVPAYMVWNLNLGSDLYKDENSKLRMNVAVNNLFAEDYYFRGIDTSPVGRYPAPGRSYTLDLNYQF; translated from the coding sequence ATGCCTTACCAGAATTTGGATGGTAAACCCCACGCGCAACATAAACTGCGCTTGACCGTACTTGCAACAGCCATCGCTTCAGTGACTTCCATGAGTGCATTCGCTGCGTCGGATCCGCAAACGACGACCATGGAAACGGTTGTCGTGACGGGCAGCTTGATCGGTAATTCAGAATTAGAAGATGTGAAAGAGTATCCGGGAGCGCGTACCGTTCTAACTAACGAACAAATTAAAAAGACTGGCGCACTCTCTATTGATTCAGCATTTCAAAGTGTACCGGGCATTAAGGTTCAAGACGAAACGGGCACGGGTGTATTGCCTAACATCTCGGTGCGCGGCTTGAAAGCGAGCCGCAGTGGTCACGCTCAATTTCTAATGGATGGTGTACCACTGACTCTTGCGCCTTATGGTCATACCGGACAATCTATTTTCCCAGCAACGCTATCGATGCTTGACCGAATTGATATCGTACGTGGTGGCGCTGCTGTGCAGTATGGGCCAAACAATGTGGGTGGTGTGATCAACTTGGTGACTAAGCCTATTCCACACCAATGGCAAACTGAAATCAGTAATCGCTTTACGGTATTTGAAGATGGCGATACACCACTGAATGACTTTTACCTACGTACCGGTGGTTGGTTAACCGATACGCTGGCACTTCAAGTGGAAGGTAACTTCCTAAAAGGTGAAAGTTTCCGCGATCATTCAGATACGGATGTAAAAAACTTCCAAGCGAAGTTGCAATGGTTACTCAGTGATACCCAGGAGCTACAAGCATTCGTTCAGCGTTACGATGCCGACACCCAAATGCCGGGCGCTTTGTCGCCAAAAGATTACCAGCAAGATCGTACTCAATCGAAGCGACCATATGACGAATACAAAGGCACATCAACACGTTGGAGCCTGAAGTATTTGCATGATTTGAATATTGCGGATGGCGCAGAATTGGAAGTGCTAACATTCGGTCACCACTCTGAGCGTTTCTTCCAATGGGGCTTTAATAGCGCAGGCGGTCACTGGGCGGATCCAGCATTACCATCAACAGATATTCGCACCTCACCACGTGAATTCGCTGTTTATGGTGTGGAACCTAAGTTAGCGATGTACTTTGACGGTAATACGGTGACGCAAAACTTGATTGTGGGTGCTCGCTATGTAAATGAAGATATCGATTACAAGCTTACGCAAACGCCAATTGCTGGTGGGGTAACAAAAGTGCCACGTGATTGGAACTTGAATACCGATGCTTTCGCAGGTTACATCAGCAATGAAGTTGGCCTGTTTAACGACGTGCTAAAGGTTACTCCGGGTATTCGTTACGAATCGATTGATATGACCTTTAATGATTTAGGTAAAGCACAGAGTACAGACAACAAAGTGACCGAGTGGTTACCGGGCTTAACTGTGGCATATCATTTAACTGAACAATGGGTTGGCTACACCAATGCGCAGAAATCTTTGCGCGCACCACAAATCGCTTACATCCGAGGCAAGGGTGAAGAGGGCAGTGAGCTAGCATGGAACTACGAGTTGGGTGCTCGTTACAATCAAGATTCAACTAGCTTTAATGTCGCGCTCTACCGCATTGATTTTGAAGACCAACTCCAATGGCAAAGTGGAACACAGACCTTTGACAATATTGGTAAAACGCTTCATCAAGGTATTGAGCTTTCAGGTCGTTATGTTCCGCAAGCTATGCAAGCTCTGAGTTTAGGCGCGGGTTATAACTATTTGGATGCGACGATAGAGGCAGAGGGTGCAAACAAAGGTAAGCAACTTCCTTACACTTCCGAGCATCAACTTAGCTGGGATGCGACTTACGCGTTTAGCCAGGTAGATACCACCTTATCTGGTTACTATTTCAGTGAGTCTTATTCTGACAATGCCAATACCAGTGCTGAAGATGCAACGGGTGCGAAAGGCAAAGTACCTGCTTACATGGTATGGAACTTAAACCTAGGCTCAGACTTGTATAAAGATGAAAACAGTAAGTTACGCATGAATGTTGCAGTGAACAATTTGTTTGCTGAGGACTACTACTTCCGCGGTATTGATACCAGTCCGGTTGGCCGCTATCCAGCGCCAGGGCGTTCATACACTTTGGATCTGAACTATCAGTTCTAA
- a CDS encoding TonB-dependent receptor — protein sequence MNVRLAFTPLALAIGGALTTVATVSNAMASEEVTVDETVQVIGHQYEGYAEHMPQSGTKTDVEWLDVPQAVSVVTKTEMEDRGAVRLVDALDGVAGVNNTLGEGSRDQFVIRGFDALNDMYRDGMRDDGTLQSYRSLSNIERVEVVKGPAGALYGRGSAGGIINLVTKRANGDTFTNVNGSVGSNSQFVGQVDSSMAFSDKVNGRINLEHRQADSYVNHVDSNDFFIAPTIRVLPAEGHTVDLDVEYAHQELVPYRGVPSKNGKPVDVSESSFYGGTNDYQESDSLRVGINYEWRLNSEWVWTNRAAYNHIELEQKGTRQGTVTGDKVSQTVNNFGYDPRTTTTMQSELVWETDSNQMMIGADYNQINIDLTLASDKTLPPKHIYNPVVGATPDPGFKPFRDNTTTTTGIYLQDVYTLGDLSVIGNVRYDSMELEQQKAGKAQEKLDDNKVSYRGGLVYRINNDMSVYASLARSWQLPYSGIYINPKLAEFFHTDLKEVGAKAYLLDNALMLNAAIFQIDQEQPQTNINGDVINKIEARHQGIELEARGQITELWDISVGYSYLDAEDKDTGKKPNDVSDHLFSLWSTYQLYENWRLGGGVKYVGDRYAGNNEAVALGDYTTVDLMAAYTTGRHKVQANAYNVLGEKYILGATSGKSGTNQIGYGAPAEFMLSYGYQF from the coding sequence ATGAACGTTAGATTGGCTTTCACCCCCCTCGCTTTGGCAATTGGAGGTGCATTAACCACAGTGGCTACCGTGTCGAATGCAATGGCTTCAGAAGAAGTAACGGTGGATGAAACCGTGCAAGTTATTGGTCATCAGTACGAAGGCTACGCGGAGCACATGCCGCAGTCGGGTACTAAAACGGATGTCGAATGGCTCGATGTCCCACAAGCCGTATCAGTGGTCACTAAAACAGAGATGGAAGACCGTGGTGCAGTCCGCTTAGTGGATGCTCTTGATGGTGTTGCTGGTGTCAATAATACCTTAGGTGAAGGCAGTCGAGATCAGTTCGTTATTCGTGGTTTTGATGCACTGAATGACATGTATCGCGATGGCATGCGTGATGATGGAACTTTACAGTCGTATCGAAGCCTATCCAATATTGAGCGTGTTGAAGTGGTAAAAGGCCCTGCAGGCGCTCTATATGGTAGAGGCTCTGCCGGCGGTATCATTAACTTGGTCACTAAACGAGCGAATGGTGACACATTTACCAATGTGAACGGCAGTGTTGGCAGTAACAGCCAATTTGTAGGGCAGGTGGATAGCTCAATGGCGTTTTCAGATAAGGTCAATGGACGTATTAACCTGGAACACCGACAGGCTGATTCGTATGTAAACCATGTCGATTCTAATGATTTCTTTATCGCACCAACCATTCGAGTGCTGCCAGCTGAAGGGCATACCGTTGACTTAGATGTCGAATATGCACACCAAGAGCTGGTGCCATATCGTGGTGTCCCATCTAAAAATGGCAAACCTGTCGATGTCTCTGAGAGTTCTTTCTACGGTGGCACTAACGATTATCAAGAATCCGATAGCCTGCGTGTTGGCATTAATTATGAGTGGCGCTTGAATAGCGAGTGGGTATGGACAAACCGAGCGGCATACAATCATATCGAACTTGAGCAAAAGGGCACGCGTCAAGGTACTGTGACGGGAGATAAAGTCTCTCAAACCGTGAACAATTTCGGTTATGACCCTCGAACCACAACGACGATGCAATCCGAGTTAGTGTGGGAAACCGATTCTAACCAAATGATGATTGGTGCGGATTATAACCAGATCAATATCGATTTAACGCTAGCAAGCGATAAAACCTTACCTCCGAAACACATCTATAACCCCGTCGTAGGAGCAACGCCTGATCCGGGTTTCAAGCCTTTCCGTGATAACACAACGACGACGACGGGTATCTACCTTCAAGACGTTTACACCTTGGGTGATCTATCGGTGATAGGTAACGTGCGCTATGACTCTATGGAACTTGAGCAGCAAAAAGCCGGGAAAGCCCAAGAGAAGCTAGATGATAACAAAGTGAGCTACCGTGGTGGCTTGGTCTATCGTATCAACAACGATATGTCGGTATACGCAAGCTTAGCTCGTTCGTGGCAATTGCCTTACTCCGGTATTTATATCAACCCTAAACTGGCTGAATTCTTCCACACCGATCTAAAAGAAGTGGGTGCGAAAGCTTACTTACTCGATAACGCTTTGATGCTCAATGCCGCTATTTTCCAAATTGATCAAGAACAACCACAAACCAATATTAATGGCGACGTTATCAATAAGATTGAAGCACGTCACCAAGGTATTGAACTGGAAGCTCGCGGTCAGATTACAGAGTTGTGGGATATTTCAGTTGGTTATAGCTACTTAGATGCAGAAGATAAAGATACAGGTAAAAAGCCGAATGATGTATCCGATCATCTGTTCTCACTCTGGAGTACTTACCAATTATACGAAAACTGGCGTTTGGGCGGTGGTGTGAAATACGTAGGCGACCGCTACGCAGGCAACAATGAAGCCGTCGCATTAGGTGATTACACTACTGTTGATTTGATGGCTGCGTACACCACGGGTCGTCACAAAGTTCAAGCGAACGCTTATAACGTACTTGGCGAGAAATACATTCTCGGGGCAACCAGTGGTAAGTCGGGTACTAACCAGATTGGTTACGGAGCGCCAGCTGAATTCATGCTCAGCTACGGCTATCAGTTCTAA